A window of Pseudomonas putida genomic DNA:
CGAAAGATCTCGAAGGGTTCCACGCGCAGTACTTTGCGAATACCCAGGTAACTGGAGGTACCGGCAATCAATGAAACCAGGCCAAACGTCAGGCCCAGGTTCCAGAAGGTCACGATGGCGGCGTAGTTGGGCAGGTACGTTCATGGTTCAGTCTCGAAAGTATATATCCGGACCCTAGCCCGCCTTTGAGCTGCCTGTTTGACCTGGATCAGAACCGGCAAACTCAGGCGCCTGGCCGTTACTCGGCTGGCTATCACTTGGCTTTTATCAAGCCCACTTCAAGGTGCACGGGTAGCATTCCGGACAGCGTTATCCAACAAAGGAAAAAGTCCATGAATCGCCCCGCTCCATCGAGGGTCCGCCTGTATGACGAAGACGATCTGGACAGCGTGCTGCGCTCGATGGCCCGCCAGGCCATGGCCTGCCTGCCTGTGTCCGAAGTGGCGCTGGTAGGCATTCAGCGGCGTGGCGAGCCGCTGGCGCAGCGCCTGCAACAGCACCTGCAAGCACTGACCGGTGCTGCGCCACTGCCGCTCTACCCGATCAAGGTCAAGCGCTACGCGGACGACCTCAGCCTCCTGCATGCCCATACCCAACTCACCGAGAACCCTGAACTCGCCAAGCTAGACCT
This region includes:
- a CDS encoding phosphoribosyltransferase family protein, which produces MNRPAPSRVRLYDEDDLDSVLRSMARQAMACLPVSEVALVGIQRRGEPLAQRLQQHLQALTGAAPLPLYPIKVKRYADDLSLLHAHTQLTENPELAKLDLAATTLLVVDDVLYEGHSLLRTCAYLAELGARHLISAVLVDRHVCRQPVHADIVGIHLQVAAQDIVECHVPPYEGQFCVEVVRHGRTGDCT